The genomic region CATTCACGCCTTGTGAAGCTCCTTTACCTTCAGTAACTGGAACATGGAATTGTACATCGGCACCATAACGAAGACCAATATCCTCATTTTTATTTTCAGCTCTTAAGTGCAATATTGCATCTGAAATCATGCCCATGTTTTCACTGTAATCACCAATATTCCCTATCCCTTTAGGAAATATTGGATTTGCTCCTTTTATACTATCTGGAGTATTGTTAAAATAATCTGTAGATTTACCTGGCATAACATTATAATGGTTATAGCCACTTAGCCCATGGTTACCATAACCTTGAGAATCAACAACGCCACCGAAAGTTATTCTTAAACCATCCCCTTGATTGGTATTGATAATATCAACCCCACCAACTGAAACAACAGGACTTGCCTTACCTTTTTCCTCTGTATTGCTGTTAACAACTTTTACATCCTTTTTTATATCTTTAGCTTCAATTTTAGCATTCTTAGTTTTAGAACCCTTAATTTTTGACTTTTCTACATTAGAATTTTTAACTTTCAGGGCTTTCGCTTTTGAATCTCCTATAAGTTTTGCTTTTTTCTCATTTGCTAGCCTAATTTCATCTTTTTTCTTTTGTTTTGCTACTAATTTTAACTCTTCTTTTTTCTTCTTTTGTTCAGCTGCTAATTTTAACTCCTCTTTTTTCTTCTGCTCAGCTGCTAATCTTAATTCTTCTTTTTTCTTAAGCTCCTCAGCTTTTTTTCTTGGATCAGCATTACATATCCTGTCCATTTTTTCTTTTAGTTTCTTATTTGACGTCTTCATCACTTCCATCTTTCCAGAAGTTTTGATTGACTCGTTACTCTCTTGCTTTTTTACTTCCTTCATACTCTCGTCAGAAAAGTCAGCAGCAAAGCCACTGAAAGAACATAAAGTCAATAGAGAAGCTAGAGCAGTTCTAGTATAAATAGATTTTTTCATGAAGTGCCCCCAAAAAATTTTAAAATCATAACATAAATAGTATAAAGGTGTTGAAAATCCAACTTAAAGCAACCTTATAGCGAAAATAAAAGTAAAATGCAATACTTTAAAAGCAACTTTCTTAATACGCTCAACGTGTATATTAACCAAAATTTAGTACAGAGGTTTGCTTGTTAGTGTATTATAACTCTATACTTATTCTATGGAAGTAAAATTTACTCAAGTGAAAGTACATAAAGATTAAAATATTAATATAACTATTGACAATAATATTAGTTTATATTATAATTAGTGAATTATTGTTTTATTTTTAATAATCAAGGTATTTATGGATTTTAGTTTTTTACGAAATTGGTTTAGCACTACAGGTGCTGCTACAGGCTCAGAGCCAGGTAATACTGAACAGCCAGACTCTATTTCAGTAGATGATGGCAAATACGAGATGAAAGAATATGACGATGAATTTGAGATCATTGAAGATTATGAATTTATAAATCGTGCTGATCCAAATGAGCCATGTTCTTTACCTTCTGACTATAAAATAGATGAAAGTATTGTAAAAATTGCAGGATTTGATAGAGAGAAATTATTAGAAATGGGTAATTTCTGCAAGATAAGCTATGGCGATGATGATGGTAAATTAAGTAAAAAAAGATGTAACAACCTAGCTCAAAGAGTATACAAAACTGAATTTGAAATTGTTCCATCTACTGAAAAAATGTATAAAACTAGAGCTGAACTCATCAGCGAAGGTTATGAAATTATTCCATTTGGTAATAGCTTTGAAAAAGATGCTGGTCACGTTTTTATAAAAGGTAAAGAAATAACAATAGCTTACCATGGTACTCGTCTGAGCCAGAGTTTTAATGATGGAATTACTGATATAAATGTACTTTTTGCTACTTCGGAATTTTTACCTGAAGGTGGAAGAATTCATTGTGGTTTCTATAATTCATTTATGGATTCATGGCCTAATCTGTATGGCATTTTGAAATCTCATGCTGAAAAACAGGATCAGAAATCAAGGATTTTAAAATTAATCTCACAGGTCACAGTATGGGAGGAGCTATTGCTAAGATAGCTGCTTTATGCCTCAATAAAACAGAAGGAGCTGAAGATGTTCATGTTGCAACTTTTGGTGATCCACGAGTTTTTGATCTTACTGCTAGTGAATTTTATAATGATGTTCTTCAAGAAAAAACCATTAGAGTAACTCAACATAGACAAGACCCAGTACCAGCGGTATCACCTGGTATTTGTGGTTATGCTCATGTAGGTGCACAATTGAGAATATCAGTACCTGAAGGATATTTTGTTCATCAAATAGATGGTTATCATGAAGCCATTAAAATAATGGATGAAGAGGATTTCCGATCGAACAATAACGTTTCTCTCTTTTATTACCCTTCGAGAATATTAAGTCGAATTAACTGTGCAGTTTTAGGTAATGCTCAATATTATGCTGCTAATTTAGGTAATTATATTCTTGGTGGACAAAATTTTTTCGAGAAAGTAAAAAAGGAATACCAAGATAAAAACTTAGAAAATTTTTCTAAGCTTGAACAAGCAGAAGTTAAGCAAAGGGCACATCAAAATGTCTTTTCTACTACAAGGAGTTTATAACTACTATACAGAGCAATCATTAGATTGCTCCATAGCA from Wolbachia endosymbiont (group B) of Parapoynx stratiotata harbors:
- a CDS encoding lipase family protein; amino-acid sequence: MGGAIAKIAALCLNKTEGAEDVHVATFGDPRVFDLTASEFYNDVLQEKTIRVTQHRQDPVPAVSPGICGYAHVGAQLRISVPEGYFVHQIDGYHEAIKIMDEEDFRSNNNVSLFYYPSRILSRINCAVLGNAQYYAANLGNYILGGQNFFEKVKKEYQDKNLENFSKLEQAEVKQRAHQNVFSTTRSL